One Vicinamibacterales bacterium genomic window carries:
- a CDS encoding nucleotidyltransferase family protein yields the protein MRALVLAAGLGTRLQPLTLARAKAAAPVDGEPLVRRTIGWLVRQGLTDLVLNLHHKPETITAVVGDGSDLGARVRYSWESPVLGSAGGPRHALPLLLDPPSPHGGSGAASPAERNDGGLVAPKPRTGEGGTCVLVNGDTLTTVDLRAMIEQHRRSGAAVTMALIPNPRPEKYGSVQLDDDHAVTAFTRRGTQGFHFIGPQVIEAAAFMSLPDGVPSETVLGLYPQLIAERRGSVMGFVSG from the coding sequence GTGCGAGCCCTCGTGCTGGCGGCCGGTCTCGGCACGCGATTGCAGCCCCTGACGCTCGCGCGCGCGAAGGCCGCTGCGCCGGTCGATGGCGAACCTCTCGTTCGCCGCACGATCGGGTGGCTCGTGCGGCAGGGCCTCACCGATCTCGTCCTGAATCTTCACCACAAGCCCGAGACGATCACCGCGGTGGTCGGCGACGGCAGCGATCTCGGCGCGCGGGTACGGTACTCGTGGGAGTCCCCGGTGCTCGGCTCCGCCGGCGGTCCCCGCCATGCCCTGCCGCTGCTGCTCGACCCGCCTTCGCCGCACGGCGGCTCCGGCGCGGCAAGCCCCGCGGAACGGAATGACGGCGGACTGGTCGCGCCGAAGCCCCGAACGGGCGAAGGCGGAACCTGCGTTCTCGTGAACGGCGACACGCTGACGACCGTCGATCTCCGCGCGATGATCGAGCAGCATCGCCGCAGCGGCGCGGCGGTGACGATGGCGCTGATCCCGAATCCGCGTCCGGAGAAATACGGCAGCGTGCAGCTCGACGACGACCATGCCGTCACCGCCTTCACGCGCCGCGGAACGCAGGGATTTCATTTCATCGGCCCGCAGGTCATCGAGGCGGCGGCGTTCATGTCGCTGCCCGACGGCGTGCCGTCCGAGACGGTGCTGGGTCTGTATCCGCAGCTGATTGCCGAGCGGCGCGGGTCGGTGATGGGCTTCGTCAGCGGCG
- a CDS encoding class IV adenylate cyclase has product MSSTTTVEREIKLRYDSVESARAAIMATGATPLLGRRLQEDALLDTEDESLRRQRCVLRIRVENGNSRITFKGPVQASVMKLRDEFETIVGDGLLLLRIFEELGFHVWFRYEKYREEFCHEEVIVAVDETPVGVFVEIEGSEQGITTMATLLGRRPEDYIVDSYRGLYLKYRDEAGIKGPDMVFDATE; this is encoded by the coding sequence ATGAGCAGCACGACCACCGTCGAGCGCGAGATAAAGCTGAGGTACGACTCGGTCGAATCGGCCCGCGCCGCCATCATGGCGACGGGGGCCACGCCGCTCCTCGGCAGGCGGCTCCAGGAAGACGCCCTGCTCGACACCGAGGACGAGTCGCTGCGGCGGCAGCGCTGCGTGCTGCGCATCCGTGTCGAGAACGGCAACAGCCGCATCACCTTCAAGGGCCCCGTGCAGGCATCGGTGATGAAGCTCCGCGACGAGTTCGAGACCATCGTCGGCGACGGCCTGCTGCTGCTGCGCATCTTCGAGGAGCTGGGCTTCCACGTCTGGTTCCGCTACGAGAAATACCGCGAGGAGTTCTGCCACGAGGAAGTCATCGTGGCGGTCGACGAGACGCCGGTCGGCGTCTTCGTCGAGATCGAAGGCAGCGAGCAGGGCATCACGACGATGGCGACGCTGCTCGGCCGCCGCCCCGAAGACTACATCGTCGACTCCTACCGGGGCTTGTACCTGAAGTATCGCGACGAAGCGGGCATCAAAGGCCCGGACATGGTCTTCGACGCCACCGAGTAG